ACATGCAACACGTGGCTTGCAGCAGCTTCAGGGAACAGAGCGAAAAGGGCttgatttatttgtttattgtttGAAAAAGGGCGAAGCCCAATCTTGGCTCCTCTCCCAGTCCATGCGCCGAAGACGCTGCTCGACTAAACCGCAGGCTGAACGTTGCCCGTTACCTCGGGGCTGTGGGGGGGGGTGAATCATTGACTGAGAGAGCACGGGCTGTCTTGTTCTGTGGGGAAGGTTGCTCCATAACGGACATCCTCGACTGGGCGATCGTTCTCACAGCTTGTGAAGTGCTGCTGCAGGAGATGAGATGCTGAGCAGGCTTCGAGTGTAGGGGCTGAGAAATATAGCCGCAAGCCCAGTTCTCCGGGCCCCAGCAGCCCTGCCCAACAATCTCCCAAGCAGTTCTGCGCCAGATGCTTGAGGAATAGGTGTAAAATGACTTGGCTCCCTccactgtcttttttttcctacccTCTGTACTAATTAATTAACCCTGTGACGTGCTTTCCAAAACTGGACCTCGGGGCTGAGTGCCAGACTTCACATGCATTCTTGAACACATCCTTGCTTTATGGAGTCGTGTCTGCAAAAGCAATCCAGTGACGAGCTGTTACTGCTGTtcttagcttttatttttttttctaagcccTTTTTTATAATGGGTGACATAGTCTGCATTAAGGCataagtattttatttgtagTTAAAATTTTTAGTTTGTGAAATGCTGTGCTGGAACTTGTATAATTCAGGAAGTATGTTAAAGGAGTGTAACTGGTGAGGTGGGGCGCCAGCGGCCGAGCGGCTCACAGGCGAGAGGCAGGATGGGTGCCAGCAAGAGGCAGGTGGGGTGCCAGCAGCAGAGGGGCTCACAGGTGAGAGGCAGGTGGGGTGCCAGCGAGAGGCGGGTGGGGCGCCGGCGGCAGACCCACCTGGTACTGGAGAAGAGAGAACAGGGGTGACATCGAATAGGTAGCCCCCTGTAAAGCCCCTGTCTCCCCACAGGTTTGTGGCCCGCCCGTGCGCCTACCTCCTGAGGATACAGGCAGAGATCACCAGGAGAGCTCAGCCCAACGCCATTCTAGAAAAAGTGTTTACATCTATAACAAAGGTAGGAGAGAAGCCACATTACCTGATTGTGTCTTGTTGTTCCTCTTCCCTTCGCTCCCTTTCTCTGGTTTCCTGTTCCTTGCTTTGTGTCTAACTGGCGTTTTCACTCATGCTTTGAATCTGTCCTGGAGCTCTCTTGTGTGGCGTGTTCTGTTAATTCACTGGGCCGGGTGATCAGTTCACTTTGAATTTCACAGCTGCAAGCAGTGAGCTGTATATCCCAGCAGCTTTATATTAATGAGCACGGCTGCTCACCAGCCTGCCTGAGATTAATTTGAAATCGGGAGAAAACCAGAGTTTTCCAGATCTGTGTCACCTGGCTACTTAATGTGAATGAGTAACTATAGATTAATGGCTGCATTTTCCATTTTAGTATTTCCTATTAATTCGCCAGGACTTATTAAAGTGTATTCGTTTAGCACCGTCTTTGCAGCCTCagtttctctccttttttctgGGTTTGCTGCTTTATATCTCAAAGCTGTCTGTTATTTgacccccctccctctccccccgGCACCACCCTTCCTTTCCGTCTGCAGTATCCTGACGCCCGGAGGCTGGATGGCCTCTCCAAACAGCTGGACTGGGATGTGCGAAGGATCCAGCGCTGGTTTCGGCACCGGCGCAACCAGGACAAGCCCAGCACCCTCACCAAATTCTGCGAGAGCATGTAGGTCCCTTGCAGACTTCAAAACCCCCTGCACTATTTGCCCTCTTTAGCAGAAGTTTTAACGTGTCTGGTCAGCCTTGCATTTAACCCCAGGGCAGGTTGTGGGAACCGTTCGCTGAAAATGTGGATTTGAGGCAGCTGGGTCCTATCTGAGGTGCTGGAATTGGGGGTGTGGCTATAGAAATGCCTGACAGGTGACGTGATGCTTCCTCTTGCACAGTTTGGCCAGCGTGCAAACTGCACAGGCAATCACAAAGTCCTCCTTCCAGTCTGTTCCAGCGCAGGTCTGGCAGGTCCAGCTACCTTCCTATGTctaaaagtatactgtataaacataatGAGCCGGTTGTGCCCAAATCCTGCAGCCGAGTGGACTGGCAGGTGAAAGCCTAAATTGCTTTTGTGCAGTGCGACAAAGGACAAGCAGGTGTTGGGTTAATAAGTGGTGTGTCAGTTTGGGTTTTGGGAGCCTGCCTGGTTTGAAAGTTTGTGCCTTGAGTAGGCTCTGAACCAGGCCCGCGCTTACGGAGGAGATGAGCTTTAAACTGCAGGCCTGGTCTGACGTGCTGGCAATGTGGTCTCACGCTTCTGATGGGCTAAACGAGGCCACAGCCTTTCTGAGTGCTTTTGAGTTTGTGCCGCGCCAGTTCTACACCAGTTCTCttgtgtttgttaaaccgcagtcGGCCTGGAAATTCCCAGATTGTGAGCAGTTTTCAAAGGGCCCTGTATGTCATTTCAATATTCAAATGACAGGGAAATGGGGGTGTGGGAATGCACTGCAGGAGGCACGTCATGTGCAGAGGGAGgtaatttttatttcagtgtggcGGTCCACTTCAAAGCATCCTCGCACCTCATTCAAGGGGATTTTTAGCCGATAGAGTTTTCTCAAAGTGTGGTTTCTCATACTTCTGTCTTTTTTCTCGCTTCCTGCTTTGTTTTGATCTCTCGTCAATGCATTTGTGTCTAGTTGctctcaaaaaaaaaagtttctaaaatTAGAAGTCTTTATCCTCTCATGCTGctacaaatgtatttatttgcatTTCTCAGGATTTGTGACTTAGATTGGAATGTATCACAAAAGTTCTGAAAAGTTAAGGTTGATTGTAAAGGATGTGTGGGGGGGAAGATAATTACTGTTACACCACGAGATGGGCTCTCTGAGCACTGCGTCACACGTTTATGCTTCCCTGCCTGTTGGCTTTGGAAATTGTTCCTCCTGGATTATTCAGCTTGAAGTGTTGCATAACATGACATGACTGTCAGAGTGGAAACAGAATACATTGAACAGAAGAGTACATTTAATTAGAGGAAAACGAAAGCAATATGAACGAGACCTTATGTGATCACCCTGAAACTAGAAATCCAGATCATTCGCATACTAGCTCTTTGTCCTGCTGTGCTTGTGCCTTTTGGTTAAtggtgcctcagctctaactaCATCCCCCTTCTCTTTGCTTGTAGGTGGAGGTTTACATTTTACTTGTACATATTTACCTACGGGATTCGATTCCTTTGGCAGGTGAGTGAGtcctgcattctgaatggcaGCAGGAGTGAGCTTGTTTGCTGTTGTATTCAACCAGACCTACATTATTTGCAAATACACTAGGTGTACCGCCAAAGTTTAGCACCTGTCAAGATGGGGGggagaaaatgagaaatgaaataaaatttggtctgtttctgttggctGCTGCTTTAGCAGGTGTTCCCTCTGTGGTTGACAAAGTAAAGCAGATGGGCGCAGGGCAAAGCAGAGTATTTGGTTGCAGTTGTACTATTAGCTTTCAAGTCTTTCACTCACATCTCAGGTTGTGTTGATATTTAGTAAAGCTGGTTCCCAGTTTACTGATCTGCCATCTGTGAAAGCAGAAGCCAAGCTTTGTCAGAGTTGCTTATTAGGATATCGTAATGTTATTGGGAAAAGCACATCATGCAAGCAAGCGAAGAGAGCCAAACAAGCCAGCTTATTTCTTAACAGAACTAAGCTCAGTGAAGGGATCTGAGGTGGACCTGAAGGGCCACAGTTCAGGAAGTCTTTGAGGTCACCCTAAATCTTCTTTTTCTGAGGCTGGTGTCACTTTTAATGTCCTAATTCATCTATTAACCAGGGAGGGAACTCCAGTCCTTGGGGCCTTAGCTCATTGTCAGGATGACCTGTAAATTGAGTGTTTGAGTGACCCCCCCAGCCCCCCAGAGGTAATGTCCACCTGGAATGTATGTGCATCAACACTGATGTGATATGAACGTCTTGAATTATCTTGGAAAGCATAGGTGGTACAGGCATGGTTGAAGTTCAACCATCACGTTTGAAACATCAGATTTATTATGTCTTAgtacatgtatttaaaataaatatcctaaataacagTCATTTTTCAAAGTACATGTAGGTACCCAATTAGCCTTATCTAATTTATCTACTACTTAAAAATCTGAGACTGATAGACCAAATACAAAAACCTGTgatcttgtttaaaaaaaaaaaaaacttttataaagCCAGATCCTGACATGGTTTTCTTAGCCTTCCAAAACATGAATTAAAGGTAGGGAGGAATAATgagttataaaatattatatgaaCAAGTTCCATTGTTATTGCTGAGCCACAGGCAATGCTAGAGAGACATTTTGTATTggttagactttttttttacagccttTCTAGACTTCTGGAGTCAAAGTGATAAGAAAGTGATACGTCTGTTTGATCTTCACTTGATTGACAGACAGAGGATGCAGAGCAAATAGAACTTGGCATTTACTCCCAACACCTATAAACCCTCCCCTGAATCTCTAAATGGTCAGATTTCACTGACAACTAGTTTTACCTTTCAGAGAAGCAAAACATTAAACACTACCGGTCTGAAGTTAGTGTGAAGACCCCTGTTTCTCTCATCTTTGCGTTTTGTTTTCTGGGTGTGTTCATTGGATTGGAATACTGTggatatttataataataattgcttacacttatatagtgcttttctggacactccactcaaagcactttacaggtgatggggactcccctccaccaccaccagtgtgcagccccacctggatgatgcgacggcagccatagtgctccagtacactcaccacacaccagctatcagtggggaggagagcagagtaatgaagccagttcattgaTGAGCCACAGGCAATGCTAGAGTATTTCTTTGCTTCTTCACAGTAAGGAGTGATGGGTTTCTTATTTTGCCGGGTTTTTTCTTTTGGGattgtatttttctgtaaaaaaagtcaaattggCAGTATGTGGACTTTTTATCATCAGGAAAATAGTCTTGGAAAAGATGAATGTGTTGCTGAATTGGGATGTGAAATACACCGTCTTAAAAGAGAGGTTGTCTAGTTTCTTGCAATATATAGGTTGAGTGGTAGGGCTGTAGTTTTGATTGCTGtctttttattgcattattgtGGTCTGTCCTGTGTTATCAGTatgttaacttttaaaaaaaaattgtcactTGTGTACACAACTTTAATGGTTGGATTTAGAGGATATTGGAGCTCTTTTGCATGAGCAGTACTTCTTGAAATGATTAAAACGTGGTTTATCACGTTGCAAGTTTACCTGGAGGGTATTGTAACCGTGCTGAAACCCTGACAGACGCGGGTGTCTGCATCTTCCAGAAAGGGGTTTCATTTAAAACCGACAATCTAATGCACTAGTCTGGTCCTGGGGTCTGGTGGGTCTGCAGGTTTTCGGTTTAACTGGACTCCTAACCTGAACTGGCTGTGACACTGTGGACGCCTGAGGAAGAGGAAGATTGTTCAGCTGGAcaaatgattttgtttaatgaGAGGCTCAGGTTcattaaatacaagatgatGCCATGGATCTCTATAGCCTGAGTAGTTCTCATCAGTATTAAGACACTGCAACAGGGGGCCATCATTTTAGGTTACATTTTATGCATGATTTTGtttcacaaacaaaaaatggtTGTCTTAAGCTGCATATTCTACTGAATGAGGGAGAAGGAGTATTGTAGGAGTAGATGATGTCACGTGGAATGAAGGCTCCTGTAGGAGCTAAAAAGggctaaatgtattttttttcccttgcagtCTCCCTGGCTGTGGGACACGAGGCAATGTTGGTACAATTACCCCTATCAGGTAAATCTGTGTGGTGTATACTTCTGTATATTTACAGCAGAATTCATCCGTCCATCCACTTTTAAAGCACTACTTCCAGTTTAGGGTCACCAAGAAAGCTGGAGCCTAATCTGGCATGCAAGTGTCTCAAGGGGGGCTACACCATGgaggggacaccagtccatcacagggcccacacagacacaagcacacactctCTGTAGTCAATCGTTCAAGGGGTCAAATCTAGCCATTTCAATGTGAGTGGCTTGTTCCATACGCCCACAACCTTTTGGCTAAAGCGTCTCTTGTTCTCGCTTTTAAATGCGCTACGATGTATTGTCCTCTGGGCCATGTTCTCAATTTATGGTCGTATCGGTGaaccaaaaatgtaaacattaaatCCCCACTCTGAAGTTTTAGAGTTTGTTACCAGCAATGCAACTGTtaattctaaaaagaaaagagcTGAATGTTCGGAACAGaaccagggtgtgtgagtgtcgTTCCTGCACACGAGTAGACTTGGGGGTGGTGAGCTTGCTTTTGTTGTGGGGGTCCTCAATGGACAGTCTCCGACGAACACGCTTAGAAACGCCCCAGGTCTTCCACGTCCTCACCGATCCTTCAGGCAGTGGAGAGGGGGAAAGCAGTGCGAATCTAAACCCACCAttcctgtccctctccctctggCCACAGGCACTTTCTCCAGGACTGTACTATTACTACGTGACAGAGCTGGCCTTCTACTGGTCCCTCATGTTCTCTCAGTTCACAGACATCAAGAGGAAGGTAGGTCTCCGGCCGCCTCTGTTCCCATCTTCCTCGGTGGCTGGCGAGGTTGCCAGGCTGGGGAGAGGTGGTCCCGTGGGCATGCGTGGCCCCAGGGGGCGACTCTTGGGGCTTTGCTACACGAGCTGACGCCCCCCTCCACACCACTTAGCTACTCCTTAATTACCGCTTGCAGCGAAGATCGCAATTAAAAGCAGCAGACAGAGTTCGTTTGAGTGCAATTGTGCACCTTTTGATGAATCCCCCCGTGTTCATTAATCTGCCATTAGCTAAATAGAAGCTCATGCTTTGGTACTGATGCACATGGGTGTTTGCAAACCTCTGATTGCCAATTGCTCGTTAAAACCCTTTGATTTCCGAGTACTGTGTCCAGGGAGTTTGCTGACAGTGGGCACGGATATAAAGGTTCAGTAAAGGATGACTCTCTTAAAAACGTTTCCCTTTCGCCTTTGAAGAATCCACTGTCCACGAGCTGCCGAAATCTAAAGCAGAGGCCATTTCCTGACACCAGCAGCATAAGTAAATGACAGCTTTGGAGGACTGAATTACTTCCTACTCGCATATTGAAGCCATTAGGCCTGGGTTCAGTGCAAACCTTTGAATCCGCAGTGCTTGTAGTATTAGCCTCTGGAGAAAGCCTTGCGTTCAGTCTGAAATTAGAACCTTCTTCCTCTTCAGTAAAGCTGGTCCCAGTAGCAGCAGTAATGACGCTGCAGGTGAAGAGCCAGCAATGGTTGGccatttgcattttcttttgcagCCAAATGTGTTTGTTTGGGGATTGGGTGAAGCAGtaacattttaatgatgctATTAACAGCAAAGAGCAAAATCGGGCCCCCCTGAGAGAGCATTGTCTGTTTTGAGAAGTGGGTTGAGATTTAATCTCTCGTATTTCAGAGCTCTAATTGAGAAACTGAAGAGCCAGTCTCAACAGCACGACTTTAGACTGCAAGAGGGAACTGAAGCACTTTGCGAAAACCTATGGGCAATGGTGGAGAacttgcaaactccacacggaatGTACCTCGGCCCAAAATCGGTCCCAAGACCCAAAAGCAATGCCTCCGTACTGCCCTTACAGCAGGCGGTTTTTTTTGTCAACATACAAATTCAGTATAGATAATCACTTTCCTGACACTGACATGGCCTTAGAAAACAATTCTGATGTGTTGTTAGGTAGGGTTTTGTAGTCTTCTTATGGCATTTAATGTTCAATAGATACACAGGGCTTTAATAAACCAGACTAGACTGTGATAATATATCACAGTGTCCTGTAGTTTATGGTATTATTAGTGTTGAGAAGTATAAAGTTCTACAAGCTTGATTAACTTGTGGAAAAAAGGGGTTAGCGCTGCAAAACTTGTGCTGTTTGGTTACAGGGATTTGAAACAGTGTTATTACCCTGCTTTAAAGTGGTTGAtcatacccccccccccccccccccccaggctcCTGACAAACTGGCAAATTTCGAGATTCAGTGCTGGAATCTGTTAAAAGGCTCCTCCACTCTGGGGCTGATGAAACctggtgacctctgacctctgatgGCCCGAGTTCTGAGTGCAGTCAAGTAGTGCGGCGCGGAGGAATATACCTTGAGGGGCAGGGGGAGGTGCAAAGGACTTCAGCGTTCTTCCTCTGAGCCTCCCAGACGTCTTAAAAGCAAATTTCTCTTTTCTGGGGTGAGGCTGTTTTGAAAGATTTGGATTTGTTAACTTGTGCAGCTCAGGAATGAAGTATGAATGCGTTCTGACTCCTCTGGCTGCAGAAGAGATGAGGACTTTCGGTTCTTGATGTGCATTTGGTTCGGTGTCTGAAAGCTCCTCCAAGATATAAAATTCCATTGAGGCCAGGCCTTTGAAATGGACAATTTATCCAGTCAAACATTGCCAGCATGCCTTTGGGAGGAAACAACGCACCTGGAGAAAAGCCACGCAAATAAttgggaacatgcaaactccatacagacaggCGCTCCAGGTCGAACCCAAATTCCTGCATTCTGTAAGGCAGTTGTCCTAATGCCACAACATGATGTCACTCTTAATTTCGACATTAAGGCAGAACGTTAAGATAACTAGCGAGTCATTAAGGTCGACTAAGCCCCGAGAGCCGATTTGAGGGCCAATAAAACAGCTCATAAAGAGCACACAGTCTGCGTTGTTGGCATGGCTGAATAAATCATTATAGCCTTTGCAGGCAATTTCTTTTTCCTCAATGTGAGAGCCACCTGTTATCTGTTACTGTTTGGCAAATGTTACCATAGCAATGTGCAACATGATTTTAAATGATCTTAAAACTTAGATTTGACAGCTTATTGGTTTACTTGTAATGTTAGCTACACCGCCACCCCTGGGCAACTGTGCATGTCACAtagtaagaaaatatttaacctgTGCAAAAGCTATAGTTTTGACTCTATTGAAACAGCTGTTCCTCTTAAACAACAAGAATGAGCTTTTTGTTTCGTTCTCTGGGGCTGGAAAATGAGATGAAGGTGTACAAACAGAAAGTTGATGGTTGAGGGTACTGATCTagaatttaattataattaataattgcttacacttatatagcgcttttctggacactccactcaaagctctttacaggtaatggggactcccctccaccaccaccaatgtgcagccccacctggatgatgcgtcggcagccatagtgcgccataacactcaccacacaccagctatcagtggggagaagaacagggtgatgaagttcatagatggggattattaggaggccatgattggtaagggccaatgggaaattgggccaggacgccggggttacacacctactcttttttaatgaccacagagagtcaggacctcggttttacgtctcatccgaaggacggcgtctatttgcagtatagtgtccctgtcactgtactggggcattaggacccacatggaccgcagggtgagcgccccctgctggccccactaacacctcttccagcagcaaccttagtttttcccagtaggtctcccatccaggtactgaccaggctcacacctgctgagcttcagtggggctgccagtggtgagttgcagagtgatatggctgttggctAATTTAGCTGCGAAGGTCCAGCCAAACCACACCTGGACACCTCTGTTGGGTTTTGTTCTCCCTTGGGGTTTACccagttgggggggggggggtagtgtTTTCTGGACCTGGTACTGCTGTGAACGTGTGACGCAGAAGCGCTGGCTCAGAGCGCAGGTGCCCAGCAGAGGAGAAGTTTCCCACTCCCCTCCCTCCACCCGCGGTgactcctctctctttctctcgctAGGATTTCCTCATCATGTTCATTCACCACTTGGCCACCATCAGTCTCATCAGCTTCTCATACGTGAACAACATGCTGCGCGTGGGCACGCTGGTCATGTGTGTGCACGACTCCTCGGACTTCCTGTTAGAGGTGAGCAGTGGGGGGCAGCAATGAGCACATAGGGCTGTGGGATGGCATTTCCTGTCGGGCATCACCATGGTTGCCATCTCACTCAAAGAATGCAGGGTTGAGTTTTGTTCCAGCTTATTCTTAGTTAAGCAAGTGCCTGCTGTGGAGCCAGTGACCCTTAAGTGAAATGTGAAATTGTACCATGGTGTGGACTGAGGGCAAGGGTTGTAGCAGGCTATGGACATGTGGGATGGGTTAGTTTCACCCTGACGTTCAATAAGTGATAGATTCAGACGTTGGGTTTATGTGCTGGGCTGAAGATCGAGTAGAGCAAAGTCGCAGTCTGCGATTGTGACTGACTGGCTCAAAATTAACACCTCCCCCCTAACAGGAGTCACTGTGCTCTCAAGCAAGGGTAAAGCCTTTGTCTGACTTTCACTAATACACCAAGAGCAGGTTCTGTAGAATAGACCATCAGCCATTTCCGGTGCACACTTTCCTTATTGGAGAAGATCCTCTCACTATTGGTATCCGTGAGTTTCCCCTTTCCCAAGAGGAGACGCAGTGTAGATggaaaattagaaatgcaggaaagtcaCAGAGCCCTGGCCTGTGTGGCCACTAACCCAAGGCAACACAATGAGAAGCACAAAAGGGAGCTGACACAATGGTTAATCCGTTAGCCTGCCTTCATGAATCTTCCAGGGCCTGAATCAGATGTTCCTGCCGAAGACCCATATTCACGCTATAGTGCAGGAAATAAGTTTTTGCTATGATGTGTTTCTCTGAGTTTAGGAGATGTTTTAACATGGTGAGGCTTAGTGTTtgtagaagaaaatattttctgaaaatatctGCAGCCCTGCTCAGCTTTCTTATTTGAAGTTAAGTCAGTCCCCAATGTCCCTCTTGCCCTAGTGATGATATTCCAGGCCCTGGGAATGAAAAGTGGTCTTAACGTCCATTCTTGTTATCTCTGCCTCCCTATCCCCCTGTTCGTCCTCTTTCCCTGTTGTCAacctgcctcctcctcctcctctgacCTGTGTCCTGGGGGGTTCTCCTCCATTCCCATTTCTCCCTCGCCCTGCCCATCTCCCTGACCTCTTCCCTCTGCCAGGCAGCCAAGTTGGCAAATTATGCCAAGTACCAGCGCCTGTGTGACTCACTGTTCGCGCTGTTTGGGGCCGTCTTCATGGGCACGAGGCTCATAATTTACCCTCTCTGGTGAGTACCAGACCCGGGAGGCACTTTCTATTTCTCTTTTTCCAGTCACTTGTTCTGATATTCTCGTATTCCCAGGATAAAACCAATTATCCAGCAGAATGTTAAAATATCAGGAGTTCCTCAAGGGGGGGGACTGATGAGACTCATTATTATAAGAAGTCATAACAATACAGTGCCTGGCAAAAGTGTTCAGATCCTTTAAGAGTTTTCATTTGTTGCTGAGTTACAAATGATACTTAAACATCTTTTTCCCATCAGCATTTTTATTGCAAGCTCGCATGCTCAAACATgctcaagatttttttttccaaaagtgaaATTGCGTTATTTGTCAGCAGATATCTAAAATATGCTGCttacataagtattcaaaccccTGTGATCTGCCAACTCTAAGTTTACAGAGGTGAAAGAAATTGCCCTAACGAGGATATAACTACATTTCATTTGCTTCTGCCTGTGATACTATAACTATGAAAAACCTTTTCGTTTCTGGGTTTCTCAAGTCCTTATTAAGAAAGCTGTTCACATTGTAGAGAATCTCTGAATCACATTGACTGTAGAGAATAATCTTTGCAAGAATTATCCTTTAATTTAAGCCCAGACGTTGTTTTTCTGCGCTAATCTCTCTCTCGCCTCTTGCTGGCTGTTCACTCACACGCATGCGCACAGTCTCCGCAGATCTGTTTGGAAAGAGGGGGTGGAGTGGTAATCATTTCAGAGCAGCAGGAAGGCATGGCCCCACCTCTGTTGCGGTTTATTTTTGCTTCTAACTGGTCCCACCAGGTACCAGGTTAGggaagtttggggtcagagcacagggtcagccatttatacagcgcccctggagcagctggggttaagggcctcgctcaggggcccaacagagtaggattcctctgccggctgtgggatttgaaccagcaactctccagccacaggcgcagatccttagccaaagagccaccgctccgccctttGGTTACTTTCGGCCCGGGTTTGGTGTCCTGTGCTTCTCTCTCATTGTAAACTGCTGCGCAGCTCGTCGTGTGCTCTGGAGGATCGGTGAGAAGAAGAAATTCTCTTGCGGTGCGTTTGTTCGGAAACTTATCCCTCCAGTTGGTGCTGCATTCTCCTCTGTACGCGTGCCGAGCTCCGTTTCGTGACAAAACCGCGCTGCCGTGTGCATGGCAGCCACAGAGGAGCTGAACTCGGATGAGAGTCCCAAAGGAGATTTCCTGTTCTTAATCGGCAGATGGGAAGATGTCAGAGCGTGTTATATCTCAGATGGGTTACGTGCTGCTTGTGGGATTTTCAAAGTCACGTAGACtcgttcttttttaaaaagtaacccACTGCGCTGTGAGGTGCCTCGGTGTCTTGAGATCGTGTACCTGATTAGATTCGTGTTGTACTGCTTGCTGTGGAAATATTTCCGAGTGTGAAAACGCTTGTCTTCTGAGCAATGGCTTGCAGCACGAGCCAGGTCACCTCCGTCCCTTAGAGCTCTGTCGCTCAGATTCCCAGACCTTATTTGAgggtgggggaggggagaggctTTTGATCGGGAAGAGAGGTTGTTGGAGATGGGTGGCATTGGCCGTCTGGTGGCAGCGCCAGTCTTGGAGATTCTTATTTTTGTGTTGGCAGGTGATCTGAAAGCGAACTTCAGAGTGTGGTGAGGAACAACAGCCTCAGATTAGCTGTGATAATCTGCATGAGAAATGTGTTTGGAATCGTCCTGACCCAGGACAGCATCAGAACGCATCTCTGTGGGGAGATCTTGGCCTCAGATGAGCAGAGACGAGCCACCAGTGGCACAGTTGTAATATGAGCAGCTGTATTCAGTGTCTGTCATGGATGAGGTCGTTATTGATCACCGAAATCCATCTCCTTCCTAGGGGATTGGTGACACTGTGCTCTGTTACACAGTCTTTGGGGAAAGAAGGTTAGAAAAGAATGGTGGAACATAGCTGTGGTGTCTTGTGCTTTCCTTATTATTAAAGCACTGTGTATC
Above is a genomic segment from Lepisosteus oculatus isolate fLepOcu1 chromosome 1, fLepOcu1.hap2, whole genome shotgun sequence containing:
- the cers5 gene encoding ceramide synthase 5 codes for the protein MAALSAWFWNERFWLPHNVTWADLADPEPGVEYPKAGHVLSALPLALGIFAVRLLFERFVARPCAYLLRIQAEITRRAQPNAILEKVFTSITKYPDARRLDGLSKQLDWDVRRIQRWFRHRRNQDKPSTLTKFCESMWRFTFYLYIFTYGIRFLWQSPWLWDTRQCWYNYPYQALSPGLYYYYVTELAFYWSLMFSQFTDIKRKDFLIMFIHHLATISLISFSYVNNMLRVGTLVMCVHDSSDFLLEAAKLANYAKYQRLCDSLFALFGAVFMGTRLIIYPLWVLNTTMFESWEIIGPYPSWWLFNILLLVLQVLHVIWSYLIMRIAFKAMVRGKVSKDDRSDIESSSEEETDTPPPASRSAPPAKGENGTNGHLAAGAWQQDH